DNA sequence from the Alphaproteobacteria bacterium genome:
ACATCACCTCTAGTCACTGTCCTGCTTTGCACCACTCCGCTCGGACGCCTACCCTAACGGCAAGCAGCCTTTAATCAGCGTGCCACGGAGGCGTTCCCTTCCAGCGAAACCGCGATCATCTGCAAACGCTCACGGTCGTTTATATAGAGCGTGCGTCCCTTGCGCTGGATGATCTCGTCCTGGGTGAGTTGACTGATCACACGCGCCACCGTCTCGCGTGTCGTGCCGGCGCGGGCGGCGATTTCGGACTGGGTCGGCATCGGGTAGACCGACCAGAGATCCGGCACCGCAGGATCGGGGCCGCAGATGCGCAGTAGCTCGATATAAACGCGTTGCACCGCACCAAGCGTGCTCAAATCCATAATCCGATCGTCGCAGATACGAATGATGTGCGCCAAGCGCATCATCACCTTGAGGGCAGCCTTGGGCTCGTCGCTCATCACATCAATGAACAGAGTGCGGGGCATGACCGCGACAAGGGTGTCCTCTGCCGCGGAGACCGTGGCCGAGCGCGGCAGATTGTCGAGCGCGGACAGCTCG
Encoded proteins:
- a CDS encoding Crp/Fnr family transcriptional regulator; protein product: MEKQSPDQLASVELLSGLAPDALQRLEQGCMWRRYKRGEEIVARDSDSRDLFMVITGSVEVANFSTTGREIAYATIPAGEYFGELSALDNLPRSATVSAAEDTLVAVMPRTLFIDVMSDEPKAALKVMMRLAHIIRICDDRIMDLSTLGAVQRVYIELLRICGPDPAVPDLWSVYPMPTQSEIAARAGTTRETVARVISQLTQDEIIQRKGRTLYINDRERLQMIAVSLEGNASVAR